The region CCATGCTGTTAAGTTGATGCGAATAGGGCAATTCCTGAATCGCCCCTGCTTTTTGCTACCCGCAGGTGATCTCCCATGAGATGAAACCGTGATCCCGGTTGTCGATCACGGCTCACGCACGGCCTTCAGGCCCAGATCGTAAAGCCAGCATCCGCCCCCATCCCCTTCGCTGCGCAATCGCAGCCGGACAACGCCGCTCCGAGGGCCGATGAAACGCTTCGGATCCAGGACCGAGATCTCCCTCGCCTGTCCTCCCTCCAACTCTATCCAGGCACCCTCCCCCCAATCATAAAGAGCGGAAGAGGGCCTGCCCGTCATGGGATCAGGCGCCCAGATGGAGAGGGTCAGCTCGGTGATCCGGGCGTCCATCAACTCCAGTGGCACCTGATATTCCAGGACCGCCTCGCTCCCCGGATTCAGGAAAACCTGACCGTTCGGGCCGCATTCCCCGGCCGGACCCTGCGTCTTGACCAGGCGGGGCTGGATCACGCCGGGCGGCAGCCAGACCTCCTTCGCCTCCAGGTTCAGGGGGACAGAACTCAACACCAGGGTCGTCCCCACCCGGGTGGCCTGGACGTCCGCCACGGACACGTCGACGGGGCTCTCCCGCGACCAGCCGAGCACCAACACCCCCGCTGAAAGGGTCGCCCCACGCCCCATTCCATCGAACACGGCCCCCAGGATGTTCTGCTTCCACATCGCCTCGCGCGGCACCCCGCCGGGGCCAGGGTTGCGGAACGCATCCTCGAAGAGCGCATAGGGGAGCCCCGGACCGAAATCGCTTCCCTTCAGCTCCGCGTCCACGCGCATCTGCTCTCCGGCGGGCACATCGCCCAGCCGGGCAAAGCGGCGTCCGATCACCACGACCAGGTCCGTCAGATCGTAGGGCGTGTCGTTGTACACCACCCCGGAGAGACGCCCCTCCTCATAGGAGACGTCTGCCCTCAGCCCCCAATGATCCGGGGGATCATATCGCTCTACCTGGAACCCCTGCATGGCCCACTGATTGATCTGCAGCCCCCGCACGATCGTCGGATCCCCCTGGACGAAAGTCATGCTCGTCGCGCCGAAAGGTCCCATCCCGGGCCCTCCCCATCGGGTTGGTTCCCCGGCCAGGGGGGATGCCAGAACATCCCCCGCCACCAGGATATCATACGCCCGGCGCGTCGGAGAGAAGATCCCCACATAGCTACGCACCGAGGCCGAGGCCTCCGGGCCGACCCTCTTCACGATCGAGATCTGATTCACCACGAGCTCGCCGCCACGCAGACGATAGCCCAGGCCAAAGGTGATCCCGGCGAAGACGAGCGTCAGCCCGGGGATCGTCAGCCAGGCCCAGTCCAGGCGGCGAGCGCGTCGCAACAGGAGATAGTTGAACGGTCCCACGAGGATAATGTAGATGCCCAGGAGGACGGCCAGCCAACGCACCGACGGGAGGTCCAGGGAGGGCAGGTTGGTCAGGGTGTAGGCCAACCGCTGAGCGAGCATCTGCGTCTCCGAGATATCCGGCGGCCTGTTCTCCGGATAGGCCGCGCCAGGCGAGAGCAACACGGACCAGACGGTCCGCATCCCCGCCCATGCGTTGAAGGGATGCATCGCCGGGTCGAACGCCAGATAGGTTACCCACCCCTCCCCCAAGCGCCTCTCGCAGATGAGCGCCTGGCCGTCCTGCTGCACCAACGCCCGTCCGCAGGAGGGGGCAGGGATCGCGGCCACGAACTCGCCGGAGATCCACGCCGTCTCGGTCCGGGCGAACTCGGCCAACGCCCGCGTGCCATCCAGAACGGCGCGAGCCGCTATGGTCGGGCGGAGCACATCGGGCAGCCCGGCCAGGGTACGCTCAGCCCCCGGCCCGCCCGCCAGGACCAGTCGTCCACCGCCGCTCACCCACGTCGTCAGCGCCTCGGCCTGCGCGAGTGACAGCTGCGACGTATCGGTGTCGGCGATCACCAACATGTCGAACGTCCGAAGCGGCTCGGCCCGCTCCGGCAGATCCCGCAACGAGATCGGCACGACCACCACCTGCCGATTGACCGCCCCCAAGTCGACGCCCTTCAGCAGGCCGTACGGCTCCGCGTCCGGCGCGATCACCCCCGCGATGTAGGTGATATTCCGCAGGCCGCTCACCACCACCCGATCGCGGGCGACCTCCTCGCCATCCACCACCAGGTCCACGGTGACACTGCGGGCGAAGGACGGTAGCAGCGTGTACAGCGTGATCTCCTTGCGTGCGCCGGCGGGCAGAGACACCGGCACGGCGTAAGTGGTGTTGACCCCCTCGCTGCCGATGACCGCCCGGACCTCCGCCTCCACATCCCCCCCGGCATTGCTCACGAGGACGCGAAGCGGCAGCCATTCGCCGTACTTGTAGTAGCCGCCGAAATACGGCTGGACGGACAGCGAAATCTCCCCCGCCGCGATCGCCCGGAGGTGACCAAGCGGCGAGATCGCAGCGAAGAGAAAAGCGCCCAACCACAGCGTGAGGAACAGAATACGTCGCATCGTCGATCCCCGCAATCAGATCAGGGCCATCGCCCTGTAATTTCACCGACAAGACGTGAGAGCGGGCTCAGGGGTTCCCGGCCCCCCTCCGCCCACGACACTCCGTCCCCTAACCCTCACCTCTAATCGTCTGAATCCCTTGTGCATACCACATAGTTTACAGGAATCCACCCGGAACGTATGGACGGAATCATACCCTGTTGCCTACGAACGCGACGGAGCAATCGAATATCCATCTCCTCCGTTTTTTTGTTGGGATTTGTGGCAATACTTGCAACATCGAACCTCCATGATTGAGGAAACCTACTTCACCATGGAGGTTTCAAGATGACTTTCTGGTCCAGGAAACAAACGGAGTTCGAAGAGATGTATGAAATGATCTGCCAACGCCCCGGGATCAAATCAGCGGAGCTAGCCCGCTTGCTAGGTGTCTCTCGGTCCACGATCGCCCGGCGACTGCCCAGCTTGGAGGAAGCAGGGTACCTGCTCTATGAAGACGATCGGGGCAGACTTTGGCCCTTCTCGGGGAAATAAGGCCCATCTGTTGCGGGATTTCACTACAGACCATGTTATGCTAAACTTGGTCTCAAATACAATGTCTGGTGTTCTCTCCATCAAATTCGCTCAACTCTTTTGCGGAGCGCTACGTCAATGAGCAGAGGCATGAGCAGAGCCAAACGCTTGCAGGAAATGGAACGCCTGTACTACCAGCGGGCGTTCAGCGACATCGAAATGGCCCAACGCATGGGCGTTGATCGCACCGTGATTTACCGAGATCGCCGGGAGTTGGAGACGGAGATTCCGTTCATTGAGGAATCGCCCGGCAAGTACCGCATTGACCGTCGCCGATACCTGTCCCATATCCGCCTAGATGTTCGTGAGGCGTTGAGCCTCTACCTGGCCACGCGACGGGCCTCGCAACAGACTCGCAGTGGACAGATGCCCATGGCCAACGCCCTGGAAAAGCTCTCCTACTCCCTCCACCAGCCCATGACAGAGCGACTGGTGAAGTCTGCGGAAAAGATCCTCACCGCTCAGATCGATCCCGAACGGGAAAAGGTCTTTGAGAACGTCGCCCATGCCTGGGTAGACAAACTTCGCCTGCGCATCCGCTACCAGGGCCTATCCACCCGCAAGCCTTACAGGGATCGCATCAGCCCCTATCTCATCGAACCCTCTCCCTGGAGCGACAGCGTGTACGTCATCGGTCCCAGTGATGTCTTCCAGGATATTGTCACCTACCGGCTGGATCGCATCCTCGAAGCGTATCTCACTACCGAACGCTTCGAGATCCCCGATGACTTCGATGAGGAGGACATGCTGCGTTACGCCTGGGG is a window of Chloroflexota bacterium DNA encoding:
- a CDS encoding WYL domain-containing protein, with the translated sequence MSRAKRLQEMERLYYQRAFSDIEMAQRMGVDRTVIYRDRRELETEIPFIEESPGKYRIDRRRYLSHIRLDVREALSLYLATRRASQQTRSGQMPMANALEKLSYSLHQPMTERLVKSAEKILTAQIDPEREKVFENVAHAWVDKLRLRIRYQGLSTRKPYRDRISPYLIEPSPWSDSVYVIGPSDVFQDIVTYRLDRILEAYLTTERFEIPDDFDEEDMLRYAWG
- a CDS encoding winged helix-turn-helix domain-containing protein, with amino-acid sequence MTFWSRKQTEFEEMYEMICQRPGIKSAELARLLGVSRSTIARRLPSLEEAGYLLYEDDRGRLWPFSGK